The Flavobacterium praedii genome window below encodes:
- a CDS encoding ISAon1 family transposase N-terminal region protein produces the protein MQKTSRELESYIELLKLILPEFLIENFNLTSFKNSEENLHLYFEEKATTPKEFTAVELISKGFLDEVTIQDFPLRGKLVYLHIKRRRWTNKTTREIIKRDWTLVAKGTRMTHEFAAFLKEINR, from the coding sequence TTGCAAAAAACTAGTAGAGAATTGGAATCGTATATAGAACTATTGAAATTAATATTACCTGAGTTTTTGATTGAGAATTTTAATCTAACCTCATTCAAGAATTCAGAAGAAAATCTGCATTTGTATTTTGAAGAAAAAGCGACTACTCCCAAAGAATTTACTGCTGTAGAATTGATCTCCAAAGGCTTTCTGGACGAGGTCACTATTCAGGATTTCCCTCTAAGAGGTAAGTTAGTATATTTGCATATCAAAAGACGTCGTTGGACCAATAAGACCACAAGAGAAATTATTAAAAGAGATTGGACTTTAGTTGCTAAAGGAACCCGCATGACTCATGAGTTTGCGGCTTTTTTAAAAGAAATTAATAGATAA
- the thrS gene encoding threonine--tRNA ligase, whose amino-acid sequence MIKITLPDGSVREFALGVTPMDVAKSISEGFARNVISASFNGTTIETSTPLTTDGSLTLYTWNDADGKKAFWHSTSHVMAQVLEEMYPGIQLTLGPAISNGFYYDVDFGDQKISDADFKKIEDRVLEISRGKHEFKLRPVSKAEALEIYKDNIYKTELISNLEDGTITFCDHSTFTDLCRGGHIPNTGIIKAMKVMSVAGAYWRGDEKNKQLTRVYGTSFPKQKDLTEYLELLEEAKRRDHRKLGKELELFAFSQKVGAGLPLWLPKGAALRDRLEQFLKKAQKKGGYEQVVTPHIGQKELYVTSGHYAKYGADSFQPISTPAEGEEFLLKPMNCPHHCEIYNVRPWSYKDLPKRYAEFGTVYRYEQSGELHGLTRVRGFTQDDAHIFCTPEQLDEEFKKVIDLVLYVFGSLGFEDFTAQISLRDKENRDKYIGSDENWEKAENAIINAAADKGLNTVVEYGEAAFYGPKLDFMVKDALGRQWQLGTIQVDYNLPERFELTYKGSDNELHRPVMIHRAPFGSMERFIAILLEHTAGNFPLWLMPEQAIILSLSEKYENYAKKVLNLLENHEIRALIDNRSETIGKKIRDAEMQKIPFMLIVGEEEEKNGTISIRRHGQEGKGNISVTIEEFASIVDEEIKKTLKVFTV is encoded by the coding sequence ATGATTAAGATTACTTTGCCCGACGGGTCAGTTAGAGAGTTTGCTCTTGGAGTAACTCCGATGGATGTTGCGAAAAGCATCAGTGAAGGATTTGCCAGAAATGTGATTTCGGCTTCTTTTAATGGTACAACTATTGAAACATCAACACCACTGACGACCGACGGCAGTCTTACATTATACACTTGGAATGATGCTGATGGCAAGAAAGCTTTTTGGCATTCGACTTCGCATGTTATGGCGCAAGTACTTGAGGAGATGTATCCAGGAATACAATTGACTCTTGGACCTGCAATTTCGAACGGATTTTATTATGATGTGGATTTTGGAGATCAAAAGATCTCTGATGCTGATTTTAAGAAAATTGAAGACCGCGTTCTTGAAATTTCAAGAGGAAAACACGAATTTAAATTACGTCCTGTTTCTAAAGCAGAAGCATTAGAAATATACAAAGACAATATTTACAAAACAGAATTAATCTCTAATCTAGAAGACGGAACAATCACTTTTTGTGATCATTCTACTTTTACCGATTTATGCCGTGGAGGACACATCCCGAACACGGGAATTATCAAAGCGATGAAAGTAATGAGTGTTGCCGGCGCTTATTGGAGAGGTGATGAAAAAAACAAGCAGTTGACACGTGTTTACGGTACTTCTTTTCCTAAACAAAAAGATTTAACTGAATACTTAGAATTACTGGAAGAAGCGAAACGACGTGATCACAGAAAACTAGGAAAGGAATTAGAATTGTTTGCTTTTTCACAAAAAGTGGGAGCAGGTTTACCATTATGGTTGCCAAAAGGAGCTGCTTTGAGAGATCGATTGGAGCAGTTTTTGAAAAAAGCACAGAAAAAAGGGGGTTACGAACAAGTGGTTACTCCACATATTGGCCAAAAAGAACTGTATGTTACTTCTGGTCACTATGCGAAATATGGAGCAGACAGTTTTCAGCCTATAAGTACTCCTGCCGAAGGGGAAGAATTTCTATTGAAACCGATGAATTGTCCTCATCACTGTGAAATCTACAATGTAAGACCTTGGTCCTACAAAGATTTACCAAAGCGATATGCTGAATTTGGCACCGTTTACAGATACGAACAAAGCGGTGAATTACATGGATTAACTCGTGTACGTGGGTTTACTCAGGATGATGCTCATATTTTTTGTACTCCGGAACAATTGGACGAAGAGTTTAAAAAAGTAATTGACTTGGTGCTTTATGTATTTGGTTCATTAGGTTTTGAAGACTTTACTGCCCAAATTTCTTTAAGAGACAAAGAAAACAGAGATAAATACATTGGTTCTGATGAAAACTGGGAAAAAGCAGAAAATGCAATTATAAATGCGGCTGCCGACAAAGGATTGAATACCGTTGTCGAATACGGAGAAGCTGCTTTCTACGGTCCTAAATTGGATTTCATGGTAAAGGACGCATTAGGCAGACAATGGCAACTAGGAACGATACAGGTGGATTACAATTTACCAGAGCGTTTTGAACTAACTTATAAAGGATCTGACAATGAATTACATAGACCTGTGATGATTCACAGAGCTCCATTTGGATCAATGGAACGATTCATTGCCATTTTATTGGAACACACAGCAGGAAATTTCCCGCTTTGGCTAATGCCTGAGCAGGCAATTATACTGTCTTTGAGCGAGAAATATGAAAATTATGCTAAAAAAGTTTTAAATCTGCTAGAAAATCACGAAATTCGCGCCCTAATTGACAACAGAAGCGAGACGATAGGGAAGAAAATTAGAGATGCAGAAATGCAGAAGATCCCATTCATGCTGATCGTAGGTGAGGAAGAAGAGAAAAATGGTACCATTTCTATCCGTCGTCATGGTCAAGAAGGAAAAGGCAATATCAGCGTTACAATAGAGGAATTTGCTTCAATTGTTGACGAGGAAATCAAAAAAACATTAAAAGTATTTACAGTTTAA
- a CDS encoding NAD(P)H-dependent flavin oxidoreductase codes for MTKPSLTALLQINKPLIMAPMFLVSNTKMVIEGMKSGVAGCIPALNYRTLDELRASIIELRNAKVEGGSFGYNLIVNKSNIKYKDQLAVLCEEKVDFIITSLGSPEETIHAAHKVGIKVFCDVTDLAFAKKVESLGADALIAVNNQAGGHRGLLSAEELIRELNLNTTLPVISAGGVGTKQELETMLSYGAVGVSVGSPFIASFESGVSQEYKQACVDYGAKDIVLTEKISGTPCTVINTPYVQKVGTQQTWLEKTLNKNKSLKKWVKMIRYMMGSNAVTKAATQVTYKTVWVAGPTIENTTEITSVAEIVKKLTL; via the coding sequence ATGACAAAACCTTCACTAACTGCTCTTTTACAGATTAATAAGCCATTAATTATGGCACCAATGTTTTTGGTTTCGAATACAAAAATGGTTATTGAAGGTATGAAATCGGGTGTTGCGGGTTGTATTCCGGCTTTAAATTACCGTACTTTAGACGAATTGCGTGCTTCTATTATCGAACTTCGGAATGCGAAAGTAGAAGGAGGTAGTTTTGGATATAATTTAATTGTCAATAAATCAAATATAAAATACAAGGATCAATTAGCGGTTTTGTGTGAAGAAAAAGTTGACTTTATAATCACTTCTTTAGGTTCGCCAGAAGAGACTATACATGCAGCCCATAAAGTTGGAATTAAAGTTTTTTGCGATGTTACTGATTTAGCTTTTGCAAAAAAAGTAGAAAGTCTTGGGGCAGATGCATTAATTGCTGTAAACAATCAAGCTGGTGGGCATAGAGGTTTGCTTTCTGCTGAGGAATTAATAAGAGAATTAAATTTAAATACCACTTTACCCGTTATTTCTGCGGGAGGTGTTGGTACAAAGCAAGAATTGGAAACAATGTTGAGTTATGGAGCAGTTGGTGTTTCTGTGGGAAGTCCTTTTATAGCTTCGTTTGAATCTGGTGTTTCACAGGAATATAAACAAGCGTGCGTTGATTATGGTGCAAAGGATATTGTGTTGACCGAAAAAATATCGGGTACGCCTTGTACGGTTATCAATACGCCTTATGTTCAGAAAGTAGGTACGCAACAAACTTGGTTGGAAAAAACGTTGAATAAAAATAAATCGCTAAAAAAGTGGGTAAAAATGATTCGCTATATGATGGGATCGAATGCTGTTACTAAAGCGGCAACACAAGTAACCTACAAAACAGTTTGGGTCGCCGGTCCAACAATTGAGAATACAACTGAAATTACCTCTGTCGCCGAAATCGTTAAGAAACTAACTTTGTAA
- a CDS encoding ISAon1 family transposase: MGGFFGVNGKKLQRQYKKHLSSFNTWAPREHAHQWILYPENMGTHLSIDEVALSQGELYTIVTNKQSKGKKGSLVAIVAGTKADQVIEHISKIDYKKRSCVKEITLDMANSMKLISKRCFPKAVQVTDRFHVQKLALEALQEIRIKHRWEAMDFENQLIIQAKKENRTYIPELLPNGDSVKQLLARSRYILYKSREKWTINQRERAKMLFDLYPDIKKAYNLSQQLRGIYNNNNDKNIAMTKLAHWYRNVEESGFKNFNILLNTITFNYQSILNYFDNRSTNASAESFNAKIKAFRSQFRGVRKIDFFLFRLSNLFA, encoded by the coding sequence ATTGGAGGCTTCTTTGGAGTCAACGGCAAAAAACTTCAAAGACAATATAAAAAACACCTGAGTTCCTTCAACACTTGGGCTCCACGAGAACACGCCCATCAATGGATTCTTTACCCTGAAAATATGGGGACTCATTTATCAATTGACGAAGTAGCTTTATCTCAAGGAGAACTTTATACTATTGTAACCAACAAGCAATCCAAAGGCAAAAAAGGATCCTTAGTTGCTATTGTTGCAGGAACAAAGGCAGATCAAGTCATAGAACATATCAGTAAGATTGATTATAAAAAAAGAAGCTGTGTCAAAGAAATAACACTTGACATGGCTAATTCCATGAAGTTAATTTCAAAGCGTTGCTTCCCAAAAGCAGTACAAGTAACCGATAGATTTCATGTTCAAAAATTAGCATTGGAAGCCTTACAAGAGATTAGGATCAAACATCGATGGGAAGCTATGGATTTTGAAAATCAGTTGATAATACAAGCAAAAAAAGAGAATAGAACCTATATTCCAGAGCTCTTACCTAACGGAGACTCTGTAAAACAATTACTAGCCAGAAGTAGATATATACTTTATAAATCTCGTGAAAAATGGACGATAAATCAGAGAGAAAGAGCTAAAATGTTATTTGACCTATATCCAGACATTAAAAAAGCCTATAACCTAAGCCAACAACTTCGAGGTATTTACAATAATAACAATGATAAAAACATTGCAATGACCAAACTAGCACATTGGTATAGAAATGTGGAGGAATCCGGATTTAAAAACTTTAATATCCTGCTCAATACTATAACTTTTAATTACCAGTCAATTTTGAACTATTTTGATAATAGAAGCACAAATGCTTCTGCAGAATCTTTCAATGCAAAAATAAAAGCTTTTAGAAGTCAATTTAGAGGAGTAAGAAAAATAGATTTCTTCTTATTTAGATTATCCAATCTTTTTGCTTAA
- a CDS encoding NADH-quinone oxidoreductase subunit N, whose product MRQEIFLLAIILLLIVGEIFIPNNKKSSIVHLALFLFGIHTVIGFFTIEESSLFGGMFRTNTLIHFFKNVLNVGVLIVLLQSADWIQEKMVHLNKGTEFFILLFSSLLGMYFMISSGDFLMFYIGLELATLPVAALVAWETSKRISSEAGIKFILSAGLASGVSLFGISLLYASTGSIYFEDLLKLLTSTNLTLLGSILFFSGLAFKISLVPFHFWTADVYEGAPIGVASYLSVISKGASAFILMILMFTILKPLMHVWENIIYVIAIATMFIGNLFALRQQNMKRFLAFSSIAQAGFILLGLISGTQLGTATVVYFVLVYIFSNLAAFGVVQAISLQTGKENRDDYNGLYRTNPNLSLVMMLALFSLAGIPPVAGFFGKFFLFAAAASKGYYLLVFLAVVNVTISLYYYLLVVRAMFIRKNENPIPFFNNKIYMRLGLIISVLGILVLGLYSPLYDYIFELSNIFNK is encoded by the coding sequence ATGAGACAAGAAATTTTCCTTTTGGCAATTATTTTATTGCTAATTGTAGGCGAAATTTTCATACCCAATAACAAAAAATCAAGCATCGTACATTTAGCCCTTTTCTTATTTGGAATTCATACCGTAATAGGTTTTTTTACAATCGAAGAAAGCAGCTTATTTGGCGGAATGTTTCGTACCAATACCTTAATTCATTTCTTCAAAAATGTTCTTAATGTTGGAGTATTGATAGTATTGCTTCAATCGGCTGATTGGATTCAAGAGAAAATGGTGCATTTAAACAAAGGAACCGAGTTTTTTATACTCTTATTTTCTTCTCTATTAGGAATGTATTTTATGATTTCATCAGGTGATTTTCTAATGTTCTACATCGGATTAGAATTAGCAACCTTACCTGTAGCCGCTTTGGTCGCTTGGGAAACCTCCAAAAGAATCTCCAGTGAAGCCGGTATCAAATTTATATTATCTGCTGGATTGGCTTCGGGAGTTTCCTTATTTGGAATCTCGTTGTTGTATGCCTCTACGGGTTCAATCTATTTTGAGGATCTCCTAAAACTTTTAACAAGTACCAATTTAACACTATTGGGTTCTATTCTGTTTTTCTCAGGATTGGCATTCAAAATATCGTTGGTTCCGTTTCATTTTTGGACTGCAGATGTGTATGAAGGGGCGCCAATTGGAGTTGCATCTTATTTATCCGTTATATCAAAAGGAGCTTCCGCTTTTATTTTAATGATTTTAATGTTTACAATCCTAAAACCATTAATGCACGTTTGGGAAAATATTATTTATGTCATTGCAATAGCCACTATGTTTATTGGAAATTTGTTTGCTTTACGCCAACAAAACATGAAACGTTTCTTGGCCTTCTCCTCAATAGCACAAGCAGGTTTCATATTATTGGGGCTAATTTCGGGAACACAATTAGGAACCGCAACGGTAGTTTATTTTGTACTCGTTTACATTTTTTCCAATTTAGCCGCTTTTGGAGTTGTACAAGCCATTTCATTACAAACAGGCAAAGAAAATAGAGATGATTATAATGGGCTTTATAGAACAAACCCCAACCTCAGTCTCGTGATGATGCTAGCTTTGTTTTCATTAGCCGGAATACCTCCAGTAGCAGGTTTTTTTGGTAAATTTTTCTTGTTCGCAGCCGCTGCAAGCAAAGGATATTATCTATTGGTTTTCTTAGCTGTTGTCAACGTAACTATTTCGCTTTACTATTATTTGTTGGTGGTGAGAGCTATGTTTATCAGAAAAAATGAAAACCCTATTCCTTTTTTTAATAACAAAATCTACATGCGTTTAGGACTTATTATTTCAGTATTAGGGATTCTGGTTCTTGGTTTATACAGTCCGCTTTACGATTACATTTTTGAATTAAGCAACATATTTAATAAATAA
- a CDS encoding complex I subunit 4 family protein, with the protein MDILSLFVIVPVLTIIALVFTKGLKQARTISMVGSIIQLGMAIHLVFAYFKERAINNSVMLFTQDTVWFKNFNIHYAIGVDGISVALLLLTSIVVLAGVFISWKTDDLPKEFFISLLVLASGVYGFFISIDLFTMFVFYEIAVIPMYLLIGIWGSGPKEYSAMKLTLMLMGASAILLVGVLGIYFNSNADGGALTFNILEIAKVHIPFEAQKLFFPFTFIGFAVLGALFPFHTWSPDGHASAPTAVSMLHAGVLMKLGGYGVFRIAMFLLPLGAIEWSWFFIILSATGVIYGAFGALYQTDLKYINAYSSVSHLGMVLFALLMLNKTAWNGAILQSLSHGFMTALFFALIGMIYGRTHTRDITKLGGLLKVMPFISVIYVIAGLASLGLPGFSGFVAEMNIFVGAFQHQEMFYRVATIISVSAIVVTAVYILRVLGIMLMGPVKNEEFLDLPKVTWFEITGIMLLLIPMIGMGVAPLWLSNMTMASIQPFIQGVLNH; encoded by the coding sequence ATGGATATTTTATCACTTTTTGTAATTGTACCTGTACTCACCATTATTGCTTTGGTCTTTACCAAAGGATTAAAACAGGCACGAACTATTTCGATGGTTGGAAGTATCATCCAATTGGGTATGGCGATTCATCTGGTTTTTGCCTATTTTAAAGAAAGAGCTATTAACAACAGCGTAATGCTCTTTACTCAAGATACAGTTTGGTTTAAAAATTTCAACATTCATTATGCCATTGGAGTTGATGGTATTTCGGTGGCCCTATTATTATTGACTTCAATTGTGGTATTGGCAGGTGTTTTTATTTCTTGGAAAACAGATGATCTACCCAAAGAATTTTTCATTTCTCTCTTGGTTTTAGCATCAGGAGTATATGGATTCTTTATTTCCATTGATCTGTTTACCATGTTTGTATTTTATGAAATTGCGGTAATTCCAATGTATTTGCTAATTGGAATTTGGGGTTCAGGTCCCAAAGAATATTCTGCAATGAAATTAACACTAATGTTAATGGGAGCTTCTGCTATTTTATTAGTTGGAGTATTGGGAATCTACTTTAATTCGAACGCAGATGGAGGTGCCTTAACGTTCAATATTTTGGAAATTGCCAAAGTACACATCCCATTTGAAGCACAGAAATTATTTTTTCCATTTACTTTTATTGGGTTTGCAGTATTAGGCGCTTTGTTTCCATTTCATACTTGGTCTCCAGATGGTCATGCCTCTGCTCCAACAGCAGTATCAATGCTTCATGCAGGAGTTTTGATGAAATTAGGAGGCTATGGAGTTTTTAGAATTGCCATGTTTTTATTACCTCTAGGAGCAATAGAATGGTCTTGGTTTTTCATTATATTATCAGCAACAGGAGTCATTTATGGAGCCTTTGGAGCATTATACCAAACCGACCTTAAATATATAAATGCTTATTCCTCAGTAAGTCACTTGGGTATGGTGTTGTTTGCTTTATTAATGTTGAACAAAACGGCTTGGAACGGTGCTATTTTACAATCTCTTTCACATGGATTTATGACAGCCTTGTTTTTTGCCTTAATAGGGATGATTTATGGAAGGACACATACTCGGGACATTACCAAATTGGGAGGTCTTCTGAAGGTGATGCCTTTTATTTCGGTTATTTATGTTATTGCAGGTTTGGCTTCGCTGGGATTACCTGGATTTAGTGGTTTTGTGGCCGAAATGAACATTTTTGTTGGCGCTTTTCAACACCAAGAAATGTTTTATAGAGTAGCTACCATTATTTCAGTATCGGCAATTGTAGTAACAGCAGTTTACATTCTTCGAGTTCTTGGAATAATGCTTATGGGACCCGTAAAAAATGAAGAATTTTTGGATTTACCAAAAGTAACTTGGTTCGAAATAACAGGTATTATGCTATTATTAATTCCAATGATTGGTATGGGAGTTGCCCCACTTTGGTTAAGTAATATGACAATGGCAAGTATACAACCATTCATTCAAGGAGTACTAAATCATTAA